The following proteins are co-located in the Massilia litorea genome:
- a CDS encoding C39 family peptidase, whose product MRHRVRLGTFAGSLALLLGHAAAHSAELALPNGMRVGSMPVKSMKDLRFQATLRQQYDFSCGSAALATLLTHHYNTPTTEEVAFQAMFAGGDQQKIRREGFSLLDMQRFLKDRGFTANGFQLPLDKLIEAKLPAIVLISDNGYQHFVVIKGAEDGRILLGDPSRGTRLMARERFESLWANRILFVIHEGPVKPAFNQAADWRNAPRAPLAEGASRALDSIYGLPKFGPGDF is encoded by the coding sequence ATGAGACATCGCGTACGACTTGGCACGTTTGCCGGCAGCCTGGCCCTGCTGCTCGGCCATGCCGCCGCGCATTCGGCCGAACTGGCACTGCCCAATGGCATGCGCGTCGGCAGCATGCCCGTCAAGAGCATGAAGGACCTGCGCTTCCAGGCAACGCTGCGCCAGCAGTACGACTTCAGCTGCGGCTCGGCCGCGCTGGCCACGCTACTGACCCACCACTACAACACGCCGACGACGGAAGAGGTCGCGTTTCAGGCCATGTTTGCCGGCGGCGACCAGCAGAAGATCCGGCGCGAAGGCTTTTCGCTGCTCGACATGCAGCGCTTCCTGAAAGACCGGGGCTTCACCGCCAACGGCTTCCAGCTGCCGCTCGACAAACTCATCGAAGCGAAACTGCCGGCGATCGTCCTCATTTCCGACAATGGCTACCAGCATTTCGTCGTGATCAAGGGCGCGGAAGACGGGCGCATCCTGCTGGGCGACCCGTCGCGCGGCACCCGCCTGATGGCGCGCGAACGCTTCGAATCGCTCTGGGCCAACCGGATCCTGTTCGTGATCCACGAAGGGCCGGTGAAACCCGCTTTCAACCAGGCCGCCGATTGGCGCAATGCGCCACGCGCGCCGCTCGCCGAAGGCGCCAGCCGCGCCCTCGACAGTATTTACGGGCTGCCGAAATTCGGCCCCGGCGATTTTTAA